In Nitrospirota bacterium, the following are encoded in one genomic region:
- a CDS encoding four helix bundle protein: ALPAAGTVAYDLLLWFVNHVGTFPRSHRFVLGERIETAMLEVMLGLVRAASSRDRMRESCFLC, from the coding sequence CGGCGCTGCCGGCGGCGGGGACCGTGGCCTACGACCTCCTGCTCTGGTTCGTCAATCATGTCGGCACGTTTCCCCGCTCGCATCGGTTCGTGCTGGGGGAGCGGATCGAGACGGCCATGCTGGAGGTTATGTTGGGCTTGGTCCGGGCCGCCTCTTCGCGGGACAGGATGCGGGAATCTTGCTTTCTCTGCTGA